The genomic stretch GTTCCGTCGACCGCGAGCCGGGCCGAGGGATAACGATGCACGGTCTGCAGCAGGGGGATCCGGAAATGCAGGCCGGGGGCGAGGACTTTCGGGGAGCCGAGGCCGAATCCGCCGCGCTGCACCGCCTGGAACCCCGCCGGGACCCGGGTCAGCGTGGCGCACAGAACGAGGATCGGGAGCAGGAAGAGGGAGGCCGGGAGCCATGGACCGGGTTTTCTCGGCATGAGACGGACTGCCCTCCTGCGTGGAAATTATACCAGACCGATCCCGGGGCGGCCGCCATCGCGGGGTTTGAACGGCGCCGGGCGCTCTGCTATATTCCGCCGCGATTCGCCCACGGGAGTGACTCTTGGAACGACCCGCCGTCCGGGCCCGCGGACTGGTGAAGCGTTACGGATCCGTCGTCGCGCTGGACGGGGTCGATCTCGAAGTCCCGCCGGGCGAGACCTTCGGGTTGCTCGGACCCAACGGCGCGGGGAAGACGACGACCGTCAAGATCCTCATCACCCTGGCGCAGCCCGATCGGGGCATGGCCGAGGTGGGCGGCGTCGACGTCGTGAGGGATCCCGTCCGGGCCCGGAGGCTCTTCGGCTACGTCCCTCAGGAGCTCACCGCCGATCGTTCGCTGACCGCCCGCGAGAGCCTGCGCTGGTTCTCCGACCTGTATCACCTTCCCCGCTCCGGACGCGAGGCGCGCGTCGCGGAGGCGCTCCGGCTCGTCGGCCTCGAGGAGGCGGCGGACCGCCCGACCCGCACTTTTTCGGGAGGGATGAAGAAGAAGCTGGATCTGGCGTGCGGCCTGATCCATCGGCCGCGGATCCTGTTCCTCGACGAGCCCTCGCTGGGGCTGGACGTCAAGGTCCGCTCGGATCTCTGGCGCCACGTCGCCTCCCTGAAGGCGTCGGGGGTCACCGTATTCCTCAGCACCAATTACATGGACGAGGCGGATCGTCTCTGCGATCGGGTGGCGATCATCGATCGCGGGCGGATTGCCGTGTCGGGGACCCCCTCCGAGCTGCGCGCCGCGCTCGGGGGCGACGTCGTCACCCTGGAGGCGCCGCAGCCGGACGGCGAGCCGCTGGCGCCGCTCGCCGCGCCGTTGTCCTCCCTCCCCTTCGTGAAGGAGACGCGGCTTCACGGCTCGCGCCTCACCGTCTACGTCGAGGCGAACGAGACGGCGGTCCCCCGAATCCTCGAGCTGGCGTCGCGCCACGGGACGAGCGTTCACCGCATCTCCTATTCCCGCCCGGGTCTCGACGAAGTTTTTCTCAAATACACCGGCCACCGGTTCGAGGACGCGCCCCATGACTGACTTCATCCAGGAGACGCGGGCCCAGATGGTCCGGTGGCTCATTCACCTCCGCCGCGAGCGGTTCAGCCTGATCTTCGCCCTGGTGTCGCCCATCACGTTCCTCGTCTTCTTCGGCGGAGCCTTTTCGGGAATGGCACCGGCGGCGCTCCCGGGCGGAAGCTACCGGACCTTCATCCTTCCCGGAATCATCGCCCTGACGGTTTTCGGCAGCAGCCTCTCCGGCGGGATCGAGCTGCTGTTCGACAAGGAGTCGGGCACCCTGACGCGCATCCTGGCGGCGCCCATCTCCCGCGCCTCGATCCTGGTGAGCCGCTTCCTCTACGTCAACCTGGTCGCTTCGCTGCAAGTGCTGATCGTCGTGACCCTCGCCTACCTTCTCGGGGTGCGTATCGCCACCGGGCTGGCCGGTCTCGTCGCCCTGCTGATCCTCGGGCTCTTCCTGGGCTTCTCCCTGACGATCGTGTCGCTGGTGCTGGCCTTCAGCCTGACGAACCACGGAGAGTTCTTCGCCATCCTCAGCTTTCTCACCCTGCCTCTGGCTTTCCTGTCGACCGCCTTCGTGCCGCTGGAGAAGATGCCGGGGTGGATGGCGGCTCTGGCGCGCGTCAATCCGATGACCTATGCGGTGAACGGCATGAGGACGCTCGTCGTTTCGGGCTGGGACTGGCCGGGACTCCTGCGGATGGCGGCCGTCCTCCTCGTCTTCGACGCCGTCAGCCTCGTCCTCGGCTCGCTCGCGCTGAGGCGGCGTATTTCCTGATCCGCCGAGCCCTGACTCGACGCGCCAACGCCGGCCGCCGCGGCGCTCGACCGTTTTGCCGCCCCGAAAGGAGATCGTGTAGACTCCCGGGACCATGGGACCATGGCTGTTGCGGATTCTCGCGCCGCTCGCGGCGCTTCTCGTCGCCTCGAACTCGTGCGTGCAGGGCGGATCCTCGTCACCCCCTTCGTCGCGCGCCGCCGCGACGGCGCCCGCAGCGGGCCGCGCCGCCGATCGCCCCTCCCCCCCCGCCCCTGCGCCGGCGCCTTCCGCCGACCTCGGGACGGACGAGCGCGCCACGATCGAGGTCTTCGAGGCTGCCTCACGCTCCGTCGTCTTCATCACCACCAGCGCGCTGCGCCGCGATTTCTGGTCGATGAACGTCTTCGAGGTCCCGCAGGGATCGGGGTCGGGCTTCGTGTGGGACGATCAGGGCCACGTCGTCACGAATTATCACGTCATCGCCGGGTCCAACCGGATCACCGTCGTGACGGCCGACCACTCGGAGTACCGCGCGGCGATCGCCGGATCGGATCCGGATCACGATCTGGTGGTCCTCGAGATCCAGGCCCCGAAGAAATCGCTGATCCCGCTGGCGATCGGCAGCTCGAAGGACTTGCGCGTCGGCCAGAAGGCCCTGGCGATCGGCAATCCCTTCGGCCTCGACCATACCCTGACGACGGGCGTGGTGAGCGCCCTGGGGAGGACGATTCGCTCGATGAGCGATCGAACGATCGAGGAAGTCATCCAGACTGACGCGGCGGTGAATCCCGGCAACTCGGGCGGCCCTCTTCTCGACAGCTCGGGCCGTCTCATCGGGGTGAACACGCAGATCATCAGTCCGAGCGGCGCCTTCGCGGGGATCAGCTTCGCGGTCCCGGTGGACACAGTAAGGAGGATCGTTCCGCAACTCATCGCGCACGGTAAAATCATCCGGCCGGGGCTCGGAGTGCACCTGCTCTCCGACGGCATCGCGGCACGCTACGGGATCAAGGGCGCCGTCCTGATGAGACTCGCCCCTTCCAGCGCCGCGGGACGGGCGGGCCTGAAGGGG from Candidatus Polarisedimenticolia bacterium encodes the following:
- a CDS encoding ATP-binding cassette domain-containing protein; its protein translation is MERPAVRARGLVKRYGSVVALDGVDLEVPPGETFGLLGPNGAGKTTTVKILITLAQPDRGMAEVGGVDVVRDPVRARRLFGYVPQELTADRSLTARESLRWFSDLYHLPRSGREARVAEALRLVGLEEAADRPTRTFSGGMKKKLDLACGLIHRPRILFLDEPSLGLDVKVRSDLWRHVASLKASGVTVFLSTNYMDEADRLCDRVAIIDRGRIAVSGTPSELRAALGGDVVTLEAPQPDGEPLAPLAAPLSSLPFVKETRLHGSRLTVYVEANETAVPRILELASRHGTSVHRISYSRPGLDEVFLKYTGHRFEDAPHD
- a CDS encoding ABC transporter permease, which encodes MTDFIQETRAQMVRWLIHLRRERFSLIFALVSPITFLVFFGGAFSGMAPAALPGGSYRTFILPGIIALTVFGSSLSGGIELLFDKESGTLTRILAAPISRASILVSRFLYVNLVASLQVLIVVTLAYLLGVRIATGLAGLVALLILGLFLGFSLTIVSLVLAFSLTNHGEFFAILSFLTLPLAFLSTAFVPLEKMPGWMAALARVNPMTYAVNGMRTLVVSGWDWPGLLRMAAVLLVFDAVSLVLGSLALRRRIS
- a CDS encoding trypsin-like peptidase domain-containing protein, whose product is MGPWLLRILAPLAALLVASNSCVQGGSSSPPSSRAAATAPAAGRAADRPSPPAPAPAPSADLGTDERATIEVFEAASRSVVFITTSALRRDFWSMNVFEVPQGSGSGFVWDDQGHVVTNYHVIAGSNRITVVTADHSEYRAAIAGSDPDHDLVVLEIQAPKKSLIPLAIGSSKDLRVGQKALAIGNPFGLDHTLTTGVVSALGRTIRSMSDRTIEEVIQTDAAVNPGNSGGPLLDSSGRLIGVNTQIISPSGAFAGISFAVPVDTVRRIVPQLIAHGKIIRPGLGVHLLSDGIAARYGIKGAVLMRLAPSSAAGRAGLKGAVETATGQVILGDVITAIDGEEVETADDLMTILDRHKVGDRVTVEYVRGDAKRQAVVTLQEIE